The following is a genomic window from Polaribacter atrinae.
AATTTTAGCGGTATTACAAAAATAACTTTACCAAAAGTAACGTACAATTATTCTTTTATTCAGAATTTAAAAGTAATGTGGAGGTTGTCTAATATTGATTTTAAATATATTTTTAAGAGTTTACCATTTATTTGTATTCTTATAGTAGGGCTTTTAATGTTATTTGGAACCTTATTTATTTCTAGCGAAATTTTTGGAACAGATACATTACCTGTTACTTGGCAAATGCTAGGCGGCGGAAATATTTTTAGTCTATTTGTAATTAATGTTTGTACTTTTTTATACGCAGGTATGTTGGTGCAAAGAGCAAGAACTGCAAAAATTAATCATTTGGTAGATAGTACACCAATACCAAATTGGACTTTATTATTCTCTAAATTAATTGCTATTTTAAAAATGCAATTGGTTTTATTGGCAGTAATTATGGTTTCTGGTATGTTGTTTCAAGCCTATCAAGGATACTATAATTTCGAAATTGGTCATTATATAAAAGAGCTATTCGCACTAAAGTTTTTAAACTATGTAATTTGGGCTTTCTTAGCAATATTTGTACAAACACTATTTAAAAATCAATATTTAGGTTTATTGGTTTTGTTGATAATCGCTATCGGAATTCCGTTTTTAGATTTAGTAGGAATCGAATTAGCTATCTTTAAATACAATGAAGGACCCGGTTTTAGTTATTCTGATATGAATGGTTATGGCTCTGCATTGTCTAGATATTTATGGTACAAAATCTATTGGATTTTAGGAGGAACTTTATTATTAATTGCAAGTCTTTTATTTTGGGTTAGAGGCTTACCAAGTTCTTTTTCTGAAAGAGTAGATATAGCAATTGCTAGGTTTAAAAGACCTCAAAAAATTAGTTTAACAGTAGTTTTAGTTGCTTTTTTAACTTTGGGAGTTACTATTTATCAGGCAACAAAGTCTGATGAAGAACACTCAGCATCAAAACAAGCAGAATTAAATGCTGTTAAATGGGAGAAAACATATAAAAAATATGAAGATTATAAACAACCAAGAATTGTAGCTGTAAATGCTGATGTAGAAATTTATCCGAAGAAAAAAACGTACAAAGCGAGTGCTATTTTTACAATGATAAACAAAACAGATAAGGCAATAGACAGTATTTTATTAAACCATAATTCTTTAAAAAGTACTTTTAAGTTTAATAAGCCAAACAATTTGGTTTTAGAAGACACTGTTTTTAATTTTGATATTTATAAGTTCGATAAAAAAATACAACCTGGAGATTCTTTACAATTAACAGTACATCTAGAAAGTAATAAAAACACCACTTTCGAGCAGAAATCTCCTATTAGAGAAAACGGAACATTTATAAATAGTAGTATGTTTCCTACTTTAGGCTATTCTTCTGGTGGAGAACTTACAGACAATAAAACACGAGAAAAATACGATTTACCACCAAATAATTTGCGTCCGCAACCTACAGATTCTTTAGCTTTAGGAAACACTTATATTTCTAAAGATTCTGATTGGATAGATTTTGAAGCAACAGTTTCTACGTCTGATGATCAGATTGCAATTGCACCAGGTTATTTGCAAAAAGAATGGACAGAAGGAAATCGTAAATATTTCCATTATAAAATGGATAGTAAAATGTTGAATTTTTACGCATTTAACTCCGCAAGATATCAAGTTAAAAAAGAAGTTTGGAAAGGGATTAGTTTAGAGATTTACTATCACAAACCACATGATTATAACTTAGATAGAATGATGAAGGGGATGAAAGCTTCCTTAACATATAATGCAAAATACTTTAGCCCTTATCAACATAAACAATTAAGAATTATAGAGTTTCCAAGAACACAAGGAACTTTTGCGCAATCATTTGCAAATACAATTCCGTTTTCTGAAGGTTTTGGTTTTATAGCCGCTGTAGATGATACAAATGATGATGGAGTAGATTATCCTTTTGCAGTAACGGTACACGAAGTAGCACATCAATGGTGGGCGCATCAGGTAATTGGTGCCGATGTTTTAGGAGCAACAATGTTATCAGAAAGTTTATCTGAATATGTTTCTTTAAAAGTTTTAGAACATCAGAATGGAAAACCTAAAATGCGTACCTTTTTAAAAGAGGCTTTAGATGGTTATTTAATGCAAAGAACTTTAGAAAGAAAAAGAGAAAACCCTTTAATGTATAATGACGGACAGGGATATATTCGTTATCAAAAAGGATCTTTAGTCTTTTATGCTTTAAGCGATTATATTGGTGAAGAAACCTTAAATGGTGCTTTAAAAAAGTATGTAGAAAAAGTGAAGTTTCAAGAAGCGCCTTATACAACTTCTGTAGAAATGGTTAATTATATAAGAGCAGTAACTCCAGATTCTTTACAATATGTAATTAAAGATATGTTTGAGACGATAACGCTTTATAAAAACAGAATTGTAGAAGTGAAATCTACAGAATTAGAGAGTGGAAAATATCGAGTTGATATTGAATTTGAAGTTTCTAAATATAGAAATGATGAAAAAGGGAAGAAGTTTTACGGAGAAAAGGTAGGTGATACGTTAACTTATAAATCAGAAAAAATGAGCAAGCCAATTTTGTCTCTTCCTTTACAAGATTATATTGATATTGGTATTTTTGCTGAAGAAAAAGTTGATGGAAAAAAGAAGGAAAAAGAACTGTATTTAAAGAAACATAAGATTACACAAATTAATAATAAAATTACAATTATTGTTGATGAAAAACCAGTTGAAGTAGGGGTAGATCCTTACAATAAACTGATAGATACAAAATCTGACGATAACAGAAGAAAATTATAATGACAAACAACCACAACAAAACATTATCGGCATCAGCATTTTTTTTAATAATTGCTGCATTGCATATTTTAGGGCTATTATTTAATGATTTTTTATCTTTTGTAACAAAACCTTTTATCGCTATTTCTTTAGTGATGGTGTATTTGTCTGCTGTAAATAAAGCTAGCTTTTGGTTTGTTTCGGCATTGTTTTTTTCTTTTTGGGGAGACCTTTTCTTGCTCTTAGAAGCAGAGTTTTTTATGTTTGGATTGGTTTCTTTTTTAATGGCTCATATTTTTTATATTAAAATATCAGCAGGTTATTTAAAAAAAATAAGTTTCATTAAAATAATAACAGCTTCCATTCCGTTTATAATTGTTTTTGGAGGTGTTGTTTTTTTGATTAATGAGCGATTAGGAGAAATGCTATTTCCAGTAATTATGTATGGAGTTGTTATTTGCTCTTTTGGTACCCTTGCATTGTTAAATTATCTTCAAGAAAAGAGTACAGAGAATTTATGGTTTTTTTTAGGAGCCGTATTTTTTATACTATCAGATACTTTATTAGCTATTAACAAGTTTTATGAAGCTAATGAAATGTTTGGTATCAGTATAATGATTACCTATATTGTAGCGCAATTTTTAATATGCAAAGCAATGATTGGTAAAAGTAACCGTGTTTTAAATAGTTAATTGTATTCCATGAGAAAGCTCTTTTTACTAATTGTCATATTCAGTTTTTTGTTGTCTTGTACAAGTGAAAAAAAAACAAAACTTAATTTTTTAGACGAATTTGTTTTAGCAGATTCAATATCATTTCAAAACACAATTATTGGTGGTTTGTCTGGTGTAGATTATGCAAACGGAGCTTATTATTTTGTGGTGGATGATGCAAGAAATCCTCGGTTTGTAAAAGCAGAAATTAAGATCAATAAAAATAAAATTGATGCTGTAGATTTTAAAAATGTAGTTTTATTAAATGACAGTACAACTGCTTTTTATAAAGAAAATGCCTTAGATTTAGAATCGATATTTGTAGATGAAACTACAGATGAGGTTCATTTTGTAAGTGAAGGATCTATTTATAAAGATAAAAGTCCGACTATTTTTAAAACAGATATAAACGGAAAGTTTATAGAAGCCTACGAACTGCCTAAAAGTTTAAGTGAAAATAAAAATATAAAACACAATGCTGTTTTTGAAGGTTCTTCTAAAAGTATTGATGGCAAAGGATTTTGGGTTGCCATGGAAGGACCTTTAAAAACGGATGGAGAAGATCCTACTTTTACAAAAAAGTCATCACCAATTAGAATTACTTATTTTGATAAAATATCTAAAAAACCAATAAAACAGTTTGCATATCAATTAGAACATATTACAAAACCATCCAAAGGAGATATCAATTTAAATGGACTTACTTCAATTTTAGAATACAAAGAAAATCACTTTTTTATTATTGAAAGAACGTACCAAAGTGGTTATGGATCTCATGGGAATATTGTAAGAATTTTTGACGCTGTTATTAAGGAAGAAACTACCAATGTTTTAAATATGGATTCTTTAAAAGAAGCAGCTTTTATTCCGCTTGAAAAGCGCTTGTTATTAAATTTTGAAGAAGTTGATAGTAAATTAACGGATAGTATTATAGATAATATAGAGGGGATTACATTTGGTCCTAAATTAGTCAACGGAAATCAATCTTTACTATTGGTTGCTGATGATAATTTTCAGGTGTATGGTAGACAATTAAATCAATTTATTTTATTCGAAATTACACAAGAATAATTTCTGTTTTTATCAAGTTAACGTTATTTAAGTAATGAATTTTTTGAAGTTAAAAGAAGCTAGAATCAAAAAAAAGTTTGATAAAAACATCAAGCAAGTGTCAGAACACAGAATTGTTTATCAAAAGGAAATTAAATCTGTAGGTATTTTAACAACAGAAATTATTTCTTCGAAGATAGATTTGCAAGCAAAAATAGAAACAGTTCTTGGAGTTAGAAATGTTAAGATCTATAGTTTTAAGAAAAAGGATAAAATAAAAGATACTTCCTTTAAATATTTTACACAAAAAGATATCAATTGGAGTGGCGTGTATATTGAACCTAGTTTTAAAAGTTTTTTAGACGAACCTTTCGATTTATTAATAGGTTATTTTAAGGAAGCTAATTTGTATTTAGAAAATGCTGTTTTGCAGTCTAATGCCACATTTAAAGCAGGTTTTTCTGAAGTTAACTCTAAATTGTACGAATTAGAAATTTCTGAAAACACAGAACAAGTAGAAGCATTTTTATTAGAGCTAAAAAAATACCTTCAAATTCTTAAAAAACTAAAAAATTAAACTTTAATAATAAAGTTGTTTATTCTTGGTAAGAATTGTCTTTTTAGTGATGAAGTTCAGCATTAAATTGTAATTTTACGCCTTATAAAATACATAATAATGCAGAAATTTATTGGAACTGGAGTTGCGTTGATAACACCTTTTAAAGAAGATTTAAGTGTAGATTTTGATGCACTTGTACAATTGGTGAATTTTAACATCGAGAACGGAACAGATTATTTAGTAATTAATGGTACAACAGCAGAAAGTGCAACCATTACTAAAGAAGAAAAACAAGAAATAATTAATGTTATTATTAAGACAAACAATAAACGTTTGCCGTTAGTTTTAGGAGTTGGAGGTAATAATACTGCTTTAGTTATAGAAGAATTACAAACAAGAGATTTTACAGGAATAGATGGTATTCTATCTGTTGCACCTTATTATAGTAAGCCCACGCAAGAAGGTTTTTATCAGCATTTTAAAGCCATTGCACAAGCTACAGATTTACCTATTATTTTATACAACGTTCCTGGTAGAACGGCAAAAAATATGGAGCCAGCAACTACTATACGTTTGGCAAATGATTTTGCAAATGTTGTGGCTGTTAAAGAAGCAGGAAATAACCAACAACAGTATTATACATTGTTAAAAGACAAACCAGCAGATTTTTTAATTATTTCTGGTGATGATGATATGGCTTTAGGAGTTGCTTTAGCGGGTGGTTCTGGAGTGATTTCTGTAATAGGACAAGCTTTTCCTAAAGAGTTTTCTACCATGATAAACCATGGTTTACAAGGAAATAATATAGAAGGTTATGCCATTCATTATAAAATGATGGATATTATTGATTATATTTTTGAAGAAAATAATCCTGCAGGTATAAAAACAGTTTTAGAAGAGTTAGGTATCTGTAAAAAAGACGTTCGTTTACCTTTAGTGCATACAAGTGCAGAACTTCAATCTAAAATTGCTAAATTTGTAGCGAACTTTAAATAGAAATTATGTTATCACCAATTATTGAAAAAGCATTAAACGAACAGATAAGAGTAGAGGCACAGTCTTCCCAAATATATTTGTCAATGGCTTCTTGGGCAGAAGTTTTAGGTTTTGAAGGCGTTGCACAGTTTATGTACGCACATTCAGACGAAGAAAGAATGCACATGTTAAAGTTGGTGAAGTTTGTAAATGAACGTGGTGGACATGCAAAAGTATCTGCATTAGATGCACCTCCGGTAGAATTTGGTGCATTTAAAGAAATGTTTCAAGAATTATTTAACCATGAAGTACATGTGTCTGCTTGTATTAATGATTTAATTGATATTTGTTTACAAGAAAAAGATTATGCAACTCACAATTTCTTACAATGGTACGTTTCTGAGCAAATTGAAGAAGAAGCATTGGCAAGAAATATCTTAGATAAAATAAAGTTAATTGGTGATGATAAAGGTGGTTTTTATCTGTTTGATAACGATATTAAGCAATTAATTACTGCAGTGCCACCTGTGCAACAATAATATTAACAAACTTTTAGTAACAACTAATCGCTTTTTTTGCGTCTTTTGTGTCGTTATTATATGACATAATTTATTGTCAAAAAAAGCGTTTTAGTTTTATATATTATTCTTAATACTTATTATTAAGAGTTTTCATTAAAACAGTTATCCTAAAGTTGTTTTTAGGAGCTAAAAGGGAAGAATTATTCGAGAAAAAATAAATTCTTTTATTATCCATATTTAATCACTAATTTTGCACGATGCAAAAAATTAAAAATTTAGCGTGTTTATTGATGTTCTCACTTGTATTATTTTCATGTGGTGAATATCAAAAAGTATTAAACAAAGGTACTACAGAAGAGCAGTATAAAATGGCTGTGAAATTGTACGAAAGTAATAAGTTTAGTAAAGCTTTACGTTTGTTTGAGAAAATTACACCAACCTATAGAGGGAAACCACAAATGGAACGTATCCAGTTTATGGTAGCGCAATCTAATTTTAACGAGAAAAATTACAGCATGTCTGGTTATTATTTTGATCGTTTTGCAAAAAATTACCCTAAAAGTTCTAAGCTAGAAGAAGCAGCTTTTTTATCAGCTTATAGCTATAAATTGGCTTCTCCACGTTTTAGTTTAGATCCAAAGGAAACAAATAAGGCGCTGGATGCTTTTCAAGGTTTTATAAATACATACCCAGATTCAGATAAGATTGAAGAAGCGAATCTACATTATAAAGAATTAAGATATAAGCTTCAGAAAAAATATTTCGAAATTGCTAAGACGTACTATAGAACAGCAGAGTATGATTTAAGAAACTATAAAGCAGCAATACAAGCTTTTGATAATTTATTAGCAGACTATTTAGGTTCTGAGTTTAAAGAAGAAGCATTGTATTATAGGTTAAAAGCAGCACATGATTTTGTTTTAAAAAGTTATGACAGAAGAAAACTTGAACGTATAAAGGATGCTATTGATGCATACGATAAATTAAAAAGAAATTACCCAGAATCTCAGTTTATGGAAGATTCAAACAAAATGTTAGCAACCTTACAAAATGAACAAGTAAGAATTGATGCATTGATTGCAAAACAAGTTGAAGTTCAAAATTCAAAAAAGAAATAATAATTAATTATGGATTATAAAGACACAAAGGCACCTTTAAGTACTATTACTTATAATAAGAATGAAATAGAAGCTCCTACACAAAATATTTATGAAGCTATTTCTATTATTGCCAAAAGAGCAAATCAAATCAACGGAGATTTAAAGAAAGAATTGGTTGATAAATTAGAAGAGTTTGCTACTTATAACGATAGTTTAGAAGAAGTTTTTGAAAATAAAGAGCAAATAGAAGTTTCTAAATTTTACGAAAGATTACCAAAACCAACTGCTATGGCTGTTGAAGAGTGGTTAAACGGAAAAGTATATTTTAGAACTCCAGAAGCAGAATAATGTCTGTTTTAAGTGGTAAAAAAATTCTGTTAGGAATTACTGCTGGAATTGCGGCATACAAAACGGCTAGTTTAGTTCGTTTATTTATAAAATTAGGCGCAGAGGTCAAAGTTATTATGACTCCTGCGTCTAAAGATTTTATAACACCTCTTACACTTTCCACGCTTTCTAAGAATCCTGTTCATTCTACGTTTTACGACAAAGAAGATGCAGAAAATGAAATGTGGAATAATCATGTAGATTTGGGGCTTTGGGCAGATTATATGGTAGTTGCTCCTGCAACTGCAAATACCATGTCTAAAATGACAAATGGTACTTGCGATAATTTATTATTGGCAGTCTATTTATCGGCAAAATGTCCTATTTATTTTGCCCCTGCAATGGATTTGGATATGTACATCCATCCATCAACCAAAGAAAGTTTACAGAAATTAAAATCTTTTGGAAACACAATTATACCTGCAACTTCTGGTGAGTTGGCAAGTGGTTTAGTTGGTGAAGGTAGAATGGCAGAGCCAGAAGATATTGTGTCATTTATAGAAAATGATATTCTATCAAAATTACCTTTAAAAGGAAAAAAACTGTTATTAACTGCAGGACCAACTTATGAAGCTATAGATCCTGTTCGTTTTATAGGCAATCATTCTTCAGGTAAAATGGGGTTTGCAATTGCAGAAGCAGCAGCTAATTTAGGTGCAGAGGTTTTTTTAATTTCTGGTCCAAGTCATCAAAAAATACAACATTCTCTAGTACATAGAGTAAATGTTATTTCTGCTGATGAAATGTACAACGCAGCCCACAAATATTTTAAAGAAGTAGATATTGCTATTCTTGCAGCTGCGGTTGCAGACTATAGACCCAAAAATGTAGCAACTCAGAAAATAAAAAAGACAACTTCTGCGTTAGAGATTGAGTTAGAACCAACAAAAGATATTTTAGCATCTTTAGGTGAAATTAAAGAAAATCAATTTTTAGTAGGTTTTGCTTTAGAAACTAATAATGAGTTAGAAAATGCAAAAGGAAAATTAAAGCGTAAGAATTTAGATGCTATTATTTTAAATTCTTTACAAGATAAAGGCGCTGGTTTTGCAACAGACACAAATAAAATTACTATTATTGATAAAGATTTGACTGAGAAATCATTCGAATTAAAATCTAAAGTGGAAGTTGCCAAAGATATTATCAATGAAATTGTAAAAAATATTTCTTAATATTTTTTGTCTCCTCGAGCGCAGTCGAGAGGTTTTGGTTTAGGTCTCGACTGCGCTCGACCAGACAGTGAAAAACAAAATAAATGCGTAAACTTATATTCTTTTTTCTGTTATTATTTTCAGTTTCTGTACTAAAAGCGCAAGAATTGAATTGCTTGGTTACTGTAAACTACAACCAGGTACAAGGTTCAAATACCCAAGTTTTTAAAACATTAGAAAAATCTTTGTCAGAGTTTGTTAATCAAACAAAATGGACTAATAATGAAGTAAAGCCAGAAGAAAGAATAGATTGTGCTTTTACAATTATAATAACCTCTAGAGATGCAAATAATTTTAATGCAACTTTGCAAGTTCAATCTACAAGACCTGTTTTTGGGTCTACGTATGCAACACCTGTATTAAACTTAAAAGACAACGATTTTAATTTTAAATACAATGAGTTCGATCCTTTAATTTATAATAAAAACGCTTACGATAGTAATTTAGTTTCTACCATTGTTTTTTACGCAAATATTGTTTTAGGGGCAGATGGTGACACTTTTAAAAGAAATGGAGGAGAAGCATCTTTTAAAGAAGCAGAGAATGTAATGTTGCAAGCCCAACAAAGCGGAATAGCATCATGGCAAAATGTAGTAGGAAAACAAAATCGTTTTTTATTGATTGATAGTTTTTTATCCCCTAAACTCTCTGCATATAGAACTGCTAGTTACACCTATCATAGAAGAGGGTTAGATGAGTTTTCTTTAAACAATGGTATTGCTAAACAAAATATGGAAGAGGCTGTAATTTCTTTAGAAAGCATCTATAACAGAACTGTTGGTAATTATTTAATCCGTGTATTTTTTGATGCTAAAGCAGATGAAATTGTAAACATGTATTCTGATAATAGTACTTCTAGAAATAAAAATAGATTGCTTGAAATAGTGAAAAAAATATCTCCGAATAACAATTCTAAGTGGAAAGATATTAAGTAAAAACATTCCTTCTAATTATTGTTTAAACTTGATACAATTTTCCTTAATTTTATCTTCTAAAATTCAGAAAATTTGTTAACACAACTTTCAATTAATAACTACGCATTAATCAATCACTTATCTATTGATTTTTCTTCAGGTTTGTCTATTATTACAGGTGAAACTGGAGCAGGTAAATCGATACTTTTAGGTGCATTAGGTTTAGTTTTAGGTAACCGAGCAGATTTATCTTCATTAAAAGATACGTCAACCAAATGTATAGTAGAAGCTAAGGTTGCGCTTTCTAGCTATAATTTAGAAGAATTTTTTAAAGAAGTTGATTTAGATTACGAAGCAGAAACAATTATTAGAAGAGAGATTTTACCCTCTGGTAAATCGAGAGCTTTTGTAAATGATACGCCTGTTACGCTGTCTGTTTTAAATCAATTAAGAACTAAATTAATAGATGTGCATTCTCAGCATCAGACAATGCAATTGTCTGATAATAGCTTTCAGTTTACTATTTTAGATGCATTGGCAAAAAATACAGCCAAAATAGCATCTTACAAACGTGGTTTTTCTCAGTTATCTAAATTAAAAAAAGAGTTAGCTGTTTTAGAAGCAGAACAAAAAGAAGCAAATAAACAATACGATTACAACTTGCATCTTTTTAAAGAATTAGAAGAAGCTAAGGTTAAAGTAGATGAACAAGAAGATTTAGAAGAAAGGTTAGAGAAATTAAATAATATAGAAGATATTAAAGATAATTTGTCTGAAGCTTTAAGTATTACGGTAAATGATGAAATCGGAATTCAGAATTTACTAAATACTTTAGAAAATAGATTGTCTAAGATTGCTCCTTTTTCTAAAGAATACCAAGATTTATCAGAAAGGGTAACTTCTGTAAAGATTGAAATTGATGATATTGTTTCTGAGTTAGAAGATGCAAATGAAAATGTAGATTTTAATCCTAATGAAGCAGAA
Proteins encoded in this region:
- the recN gene encoding DNA repair protein RecN gives rise to the protein MLTQLSINNYALINHLSIDFSSGLSIITGETGAGKSILLGALGLVLGNRADLSSLKDTSTKCIVEAKVALSSYNLEEFFKEVDLDYEAETIIRREILPSGKSRAFVNDTPVTLSVLNQLRTKLIDVHSQHQTMQLSDNSFQFTILDALAKNTAKIASYKRGFSQLSKLKKELAVLEAEQKEANKQYDYNLHLFKELEEAKVKVDEQEDLEERLEKLNNIEDIKDNLSEALSITVNDEIGIQNLLNTLENRLSKIAPFSKEYQDLSERVTSVKIEIDDIVSELEDANENVDFNPNEAEEINDRLQLLYNLQKKHTVGNNVELIQIFEALSDKVAQVESADEVINEKQKEINDVSEKLDKVADLISKARKNSIPKLTKELQALLTDLGMENARFSIKIKATKNYFSNGKDELEFLFSANKGGSFGELKKVASGGELSRIMLSVKTILSENTQLPTIIFDEIDTGVSGEVSNKIAAIMQQMSKNMQVIAITHLPQIAAKGSNHYKVYKEEVKGVTTTNLKQLSTEERIVEIAEMLSGKDISDSALTHAKELLN